From Arthrobacter sp. FW306-2-2C-D06B, a single genomic window includes:
- a CDS encoding FAD/NAD(P)-binding protein: protein MGKSQNIRVGLIGAGPRGTSVLERLLANWAATETQTRSLHIDVVDPYPAGPGHVWQPDQSRLYLMNTQSFYPTLIPEDERLAPPLAGGSFEQWRAKQRSVGGPGLSDEERAELAVLASHDFPSRALYGRYLRSTLEDLLDRVPAGVEIAFHRNNAVAARPLPGGPADGSPGKPAGGGFDVELDDGARLTVDSLVLALGHLESRLNPEQRSFREVAAELGLLYVPPAAPADVDWALVPDGETVLVRGMGLNFFDVMGQLTEGRGGQFVPAEDGLQGKLKYLPSGREPKVIAASRRGTPYRAKAGLDGYYPKSVRLRYLTENAVERFAAAGIQPGFDHDLWPLLHRDALWAYYSTLIVAEPVAVSDATEFLAALEDLLRPHAHATGRWENQVAELVSTHVAASRRLDLLGLAAPLAGHSFASRKELDAAVVDYLDDDARRSALGEADPVKMAIGALHTGRAILKSAVADGGITDESWVGELRGWFESFVEGLASGPPALRAEQLAALARAGVVSFVGPDPRFSVDHSKGVFRAVSAWVHADAAEARTLIEAMSPANRVGVSVSPFLRQLLADGLVRPKVMMTAEGTPVQTSGLDVEPHPYRLVGANGSVTPGMYALGLQLSSTQWGTAIAAEARPSDGTSYRSGQRTLRDADEIARDMLGLPLQK from the coding sequence GTGGGTAAATCGCAGAACATTCGGGTTGGGCTGATCGGGGCAGGCCCTCGCGGCACCAGTGTGCTGGAGCGTTTGCTCGCCAATTGGGCTGCGACGGAAACCCAAACGCGATCCCTGCACATCGACGTCGTTGACCCCTATCCCGCCGGCCCCGGGCACGTCTGGCAGCCCGATCAGTCCCGGCTGTACCTCATGAACACCCAGTCCTTCTACCCCACACTGATCCCCGAGGACGAGCGACTCGCGCCGCCGTTGGCCGGGGGCTCCTTTGAGCAGTGGCGAGCGAAGCAGCGGTCAGTTGGCGGTCCGGGCCTGAGCGACGAGGAACGGGCTGAACTTGCCGTGCTCGCCTCCCACGACTTTCCCAGCCGTGCCCTGTACGGACGGTATCTGCGTTCGACGCTGGAGGACCTGCTGGACCGTGTCCCGGCCGGCGTCGAGATCGCCTTTCACCGGAACAACGCCGTGGCGGCGCGTCCCCTGCCGGGCGGGCCGGCGGACGGTTCGCCGGGTAAGCCCGCGGGCGGCGGGTTCGACGTCGAACTCGACGACGGTGCTCGGCTCACCGTGGATTCCCTCGTCCTCGCGCTGGGCCACCTTGAATCCCGGCTCAACCCGGAGCAGCGTTCGTTCAGGGAAGTGGCGGCGGAGCTTGGGCTGTTGTACGTGCCGCCGGCCGCACCTGCCGACGTGGACTGGGCACTCGTCCCGGACGGGGAGACGGTCCTGGTCCGGGGCATGGGCCTCAATTTCTTCGACGTCATGGGCCAGCTGACCGAAGGCCGCGGGGGACAGTTCGTGCCGGCCGAAGACGGTCTCCAGGGGAAGCTTAAGTACTTGCCTTCGGGCCGGGAACCGAAGGTCATCGCGGCATCCAGGCGTGGCACTCCGTACCGGGCCAAGGCCGGCTTGGACGGTTATTATCCCAAGTCCGTGCGCTTGCGGTATCTGACCGAGAACGCGGTGGAACGCTTCGCCGCGGCCGGAATCCAACCTGGCTTCGATCACGACCTTTGGCCCCTCCTGCATCGGGACGCCCTGTGGGCTTACTATTCAACATTGATCGTGGCGGAACCTGTAGCCGTGTCTGATGCGACTGAATTCCTTGCGGCCTTGGAAGACTTGTTGCGGCCACACGCGCATGCCACCGGGCGATGGGAAAACCAAGTCGCGGAGTTGGTCTCCACCCACGTAGCGGCGTCGCGCCGCCTTGACCTGCTAGGCCTCGCGGCGCCTTTGGCCGGGCATTCCTTTGCCTCCAGGAAGGAACTCGACGCCGCCGTCGTGGACTATCTGGACGACGACGCCCGCCGCTCCGCGCTCGGGGAAGCAGATCCCGTGAAGATGGCCATCGGTGCGTTGCACACGGGAAGGGCCATCCTGAAGAGTGCCGTGGCCGACGGCGGCATCACGGACGAATCGTGGGTTGGCGAACTGAGGGGCTGGTTCGAGTCCTTCGTTGAGGGACTCGCGAGCGGTCCGCCCGCCCTGCGCGCCGAACAATTGGCCGCTTTGGCGCGTGCCGGCGTCGTGAGTTTCGTCGGCCCGGATCCGCGATTCAGCGTTGATCATTCCAAAGGCGTCTTCCGCGCGGTGTCTGCCTGGGTGCACGCCGACGCCGCGGAAGCCAGGACCCTGATTGAGGCGATGTCCCCGGCGAACCGGGTGGGCGTGAGTGTTTCTCCGTTCCTGCGGCAGTTGCTCGCCGACGGGTTGGTGCGACCCAAGGTGATGATGACTGCCGAGGGAACGCCGGTGCAGACCTCCGGGTTGGATGTCGAGCCGCACCCCTACCGACTGGTAGGCGCCAACGGTTCCGTGACTCCGGGGATGTACGCCCTTGGCCTGCAGCTTTCCTCCACCCAATGGGGAACCGCCATCGCCGCGGAAGCCCGGCCTTCCGATGGCACCAGCTACCGAAGCGGCCAACGGACCCTCCGCGACGCGGACGAAATCGCCAGGGACATGCTCGGCCTTCCCCTCCAAAAATGA
- a CDS encoding VOC family protein, with protein sequence MPTPDITPGSPCWIDLMTSDPEKAKSFYNTLFGWTYETGDQEKYGGYITASKDGKMVAGIMQKQEDMGQMPDVWSTYLRTDDIKATTEAAVANGGQVYMEPMEVPDQGTMAMYADSSGAAIGAWQFGEMKGYQLAAETGAPAWHELFAKEYDSAVSFYQNVFGWETTVVGDTPEFRYTTLGAGDDSKAGIMDASGFLPAEVPSYWGVYFAVDKVDDTIEQAVALGATVVQAAEDTPYGRMATLTDPTGAIFKLIENQAA encoded by the coding sequence ATGCCTACGCCTGACATCACCCCCGGCTCACCTTGCTGGATCGACCTGATGACCTCGGACCCGGAGAAGGCAAAGTCCTTCTACAACACGCTCTTCGGCTGGACCTACGAGACCGGGGACCAGGAAAAGTACGGCGGCTACATCACGGCCTCCAAGGACGGCAAGATGGTGGCCGGGATCATGCAGAAGCAGGAAGACATGGGCCAGATGCCCGATGTCTGGTCCACTTACCTGCGCACCGATGACATCAAGGCGACCACCGAAGCGGCAGTCGCCAACGGCGGCCAGGTCTACATGGAACCCATGGAAGTACCTGACCAGGGAACCATGGCCATGTACGCGGATTCCTCGGGAGCAGCCATCGGCGCCTGGCAGTTCGGCGAGATGAAGGGCTATCAGCTGGCTGCCGAAACCGGCGCGCCCGCCTGGCACGAGCTCTTCGCCAAGGAGTACGACTCGGCTGTTTCCTTTTACCAGAACGTCTTTGGTTGGGAAACCACCGTCGTGGGCGATACCCCGGAGTTCCGTTACACCACGCTCGGTGCCGGCGACGACTCCAAGGCAGGCATCATGGATGCCTCCGGTTTCCTCCCGGCGGAGGTCCCGTCCTACTGGGGCGTCTACTTCGCGGTGGACAAGGTCGATGACACCATCGAGCAGGCGGTCGCGCTGGGCGCCACCGTCGTCCAGGCGGCTGAGGACACTCCCTACGGCCGGATGGCCACCCTGACAGACCCGACGGGTGCGATCTTCAAACTCATCGAAAACCAGGCTGCATAA
- a CDS encoding undecaprenyl-diphosphate phosphatase, producing MINMIQAIVMGLLQGITELFPISSLGHSVILPKLFGWGLDQKAPEFLNFLIATHLATAIVLFFFFLRDWIEIAKGLGRSIRDRKIAPSDTYAKLGWLLVVGTVPAGIIGLVLEKPIRNLFGSPLIAAAFLVLNGLILFAAERLRTRENRRAAGQPVTATASDAEIATLPWKRALAIGTAQAAALIPGISRSGSSMAGGLLSGLNNENAARFSFLLATPIIGAAAVLKLPELFTPAMADERGVFLVGALCAGVAAWFATKFLLRFFETRTLTPFAIYSVVGGAIYFILMLIMG from the coding sequence ATGATTAATATGATCCAGGCCATCGTTATGGGCCTGCTGCAGGGAATCACTGAACTCTTTCCGATTTCCAGCCTCGGCCACAGCGTCATCCTGCCCAAACTGTTCGGTTGGGGCCTGGACCAGAAGGCGCCCGAATTCCTGAACTTCCTCATAGCCACCCACCTGGCTACGGCAATTGTGCTGTTCTTCTTCTTCCTCCGGGACTGGATTGAAATCGCCAAGGGTCTGGGCCGTTCCATCCGGGATCGGAAGATTGCTCCGTCAGACACGTACGCAAAGCTCGGCTGGCTCCTCGTGGTTGGAACCGTGCCGGCCGGAATCATCGGTTTGGTCCTGGAAAAGCCCATTCGGAACCTCTTCGGTTCGCCGCTCATCGCTGCCGCCTTCCTGGTGCTCAACGGGCTCATCCTTTTTGCGGCCGAACGTCTGCGTACCAGGGAAAACCGCCGCGCGGCGGGGCAACCGGTGACTGCAACAGCTTCCGACGCCGAAATCGCCACCCTGCCGTGGAAGCGCGCCTTGGCAATCGGAACCGCCCAGGCCGCCGCCCTCATCCCGGGTATCTCCCGCTCCGGCTCGTCAATGGCCGGTGGCTTGCTGTCCGGACTGAACAACGAAAACGCTGCGAGGTTCAGCTTCCTGCTCGCCACGCCGATCATCGGCGCGGCCGCCGTGCTCAAGCTGCCTGAACTCTTCACCCCGGCCATGGCCGACGAGCGTGGCGTGTTCCTGGTGGGGGCCTTGTGCGCGGGTGTCGCCGCATGGTTCGCCACCAAGTTCCTGCTTCGTTTCTTCGAGACCCGGACCCTGACGCCCTTCGCTATCTACTCGGTGGTCGGCGGAGCGATCTACTTCATCCTGATGCTCATCATGGGCTAG
- a CDS encoding potassium channel family protein, with amino-acid sequence MTQERWRQVSEWPMVAAAVLFLVAYSFQVIANLSEAQSTVVDSIIWVTWLVFALDYAMCLVLARRRARWFVRNLHELLILALPVLRPLRLLRLVTLLKLLHRTAGNAMRGRILTFVLGSAALLTYCGALAVLDAEENAAGANITNFGDAIWWAMVTITTVGYGDHYPVTVVGRCVAGGLMVCGIAVLGVVTASVASWLVEQVSSGAAAAATVAEEPMKQEIRRLAEHVERLSALLENADGEARGGAVGARGDHSPSS; translated from the coding sequence ATGACCCAAGAGCGATGGCGGCAGGTTTCCGAATGGCCCATGGTGGCGGCAGCAGTGCTGTTCCTGGTGGCCTATTCGTTCCAGGTGATCGCCAATCTCAGCGAGGCCCAATCCACAGTCGTTGACTCCATCATCTGGGTCACCTGGCTGGTGTTTGCGCTGGACTACGCGATGTGCCTGGTCCTGGCGCGGCGTCGCGCCCGGTGGTTCGTGCGGAACCTGCACGAATTGCTGATTTTGGCCCTCCCTGTCCTCAGGCCCTTGAGGTTGTTGCGGCTCGTGACACTCCTGAAGCTGCTTCACCGCACTGCCGGGAACGCCATGCGGGGCCGCATCCTCACTTTTGTCCTTGGGTCCGCGGCCCTCCTGACGTATTGCGGTGCCCTCGCCGTGCTTGATGCTGAGGAGAACGCCGCGGGCGCCAACATCACCAACTTTGGCGACGCCATCTGGTGGGCGATGGTCACCATCACTACCGTCGGCTACGGGGACCACTACCCGGTGACGGTTGTGGGCCGCTGTGTTGCCGGCGGCTTGATGGTCTGCGGAATCGCTGTCCTGGGCGTCGTGACCGCCTCGGTTGCCTCGTGGCTTGTCGAACAGGTCTCCTCCGGCGCTGCGGCGGCCGCGACAGTCGCCGAAGAGCCCATGAAACAGGAGATCCGCAGGTTGGCAGAGCACGTCGAACGCCTTAGCGCGCTTCTGGAAAACGCCGACGGCGAGGCGCGGGGCGGCGCGGTCGGAGCCCGCGGCGATCACTCGCCGTCGTCATAG
- a CDS encoding NAD(P)H-quinone oxidoreductase, producing MKAVYISEPGGPEVLEIRDVPAPVPGPGEVLIDVVAAGLNRADVQQRRGFYPPPPGASDIPGLEVSGRIAAFGPEVSKPFSVGDKVVALLSGGGYAQQVAVPAEQVLRLPDGVDLVTAASLPEVAATVYSNLIMTAQLQAGETVLIHGATGGIGTMAIQLAKAYGATVATTAGTAEKVGTASAFLGADIAINYAEEDFVESLKAQNGGKGADVILDVVGAKYLRQNVEALADYGRLVVIGLQGGVKGELDLGQLVSKRAAIIGTALRPRPVAEKGVIMNAVRESVWPMLADGRIKPFVAKSFPLEQVREAHEYFDSGEHMGKVLLLL from the coding sequence ATGAAAGCCGTCTACATCTCCGAACCGGGCGGGCCCGAGGTTCTGGAAATCCGGGACGTTCCTGCTCCGGTTCCAGGCCCCGGCGAGGTTCTCATCGACGTCGTCGCCGCCGGTCTGAACAGGGCCGATGTCCAGCAGCGCCGCGGTTTCTACCCGCCACCGCCGGGAGCGTCCGACATTCCCGGCCTAGAGGTTTCCGGCAGGATTGCCGCGTTCGGGCCCGAGGTGAGCAAGCCGTTTTCGGTGGGCGACAAGGTAGTGGCCCTGCTTTCGGGTGGCGGCTATGCGCAGCAGGTTGCGGTCCCGGCGGAGCAGGTTTTGCGACTGCCCGACGGCGTGGACCTGGTCACCGCCGCGTCCCTGCCTGAGGTAGCCGCAACGGTGTACTCGAACCTCATCATGACGGCGCAGCTGCAGGCCGGTGAGACGGTACTGATCCATGGCGCCACTGGCGGCATCGGCACCATGGCCATCCAGCTCGCCAAAGCGTACGGCGCTACGGTCGCGACGACGGCCGGAACGGCCGAAAAGGTCGGAACCGCGAGTGCCTTCCTTGGGGCCGACATTGCCATCAATTACGCGGAGGAAGATTTCGTCGAAAGCCTCAAGGCTCAAAACGGCGGCAAAGGCGCCGACGTGATTCTCGACGTCGTCGGTGCCAAATACCTGCGGCAGAACGTGGAAGCACTGGCGGACTACGGCCGGCTGGTGGTGATCGGGCTGCAGGGTGGAGTGAAGGGCGAACTCGACCTCGGCCAGTTGGTCAGCAAACGGGCGGCCATCATCGGCACGGCGCTCCGTCCGCGGCCGGTCGCGGAAAAGGGTGTCATCATGAATGCCGTCCGTGAATCGGTCTGGCCGATGCTGGCCGACGGCCGGATCAAGCCGTTCGTGGCCAAGTCGTTCCCCCTGGAGCAGGTCCGCGAAGCCCACGAGTACTTCGATTCCGGCGAGCACATGGGCAAGGTCCTGCTGCTGCTCTAG
- a CDS encoding PadR family transcriptional regulator: MSIRYSILALLQEQPRYGYQLRAAFEERTGAVWPLNIGQVYTTLNRLERDALVRKEGDDGRGHVLFSITDAGTAEIRRWFATAVDRGAPPRNELAIKLALAVSTADTDVPALIQAQREISLRELQEYTQDRRDLAANQRVTDTARLLVLDSLIFHAEAEARWLDLCDARLVQQANGASNGMTGTVRGAGTNTA, translated from the coding sequence ATGTCCATCCGGTACAGCATCCTGGCATTGCTTCAGGAGCAACCACGCTACGGCTACCAATTGCGGGCGGCGTTTGAGGAACGCACGGGAGCCGTCTGGCCGTTGAACATCGGACAGGTGTACACCACCCTGAACCGGCTGGAGCGCGACGCCTTGGTCCGTAAAGAGGGCGACGACGGCCGCGGCCACGTGCTTTTCAGCATCACCGACGCGGGGACTGCGGAGATCCGTCGATGGTTCGCGACCGCAGTGGATCGTGGAGCGCCGCCGAGGAACGAATTGGCCATCAAGCTGGCGTTGGCCGTCTCGACGGCGGACACGGACGTCCCCGCACTCATCCAGGCCCAACGTGAGATTTCCTTGCGGGAACTGCAGGAGTACACCCAAGACCGCAGGGACCTGGCCGCCAACCAAAGAGTGACGGATACGGCCAGGCTGCTCGTCCTGGACTCCCTGATCTTCCATGCCGAGGCGGAGGCCCGCTGGCTGGATCTTTGCGACGCCAGGCTGGTCCAGCAAGCCAATGGCGCCAGCAACGGGATGACCGGCACCGTCCGCGGTGCCGGGACAAACACCGCATAG
- a CDS encoding GNAT family N-acetyltransferase, with translation MTNADVRIRLLGPDDADALIRLAETDNLFDEDPSVAPSGALTYDGARSFLDDPAVLFWLAELGGGMVGFLHCCIQRRRSAGPWAELLLMEMGTHAQWRRRGIGRSLLAVMEEWMREHGMEEVWVPANLYATGFYEKCGFAKDEGEILVKALG, from the coding sequence TTGACGAATGCCGACGTCCGGATCCGGCTGCTTGGTCCCGACGACGCCGACGCGCTGATCCGCTTGGCGGAGACGGATAACTTGTTCGACGAGGATCCTTCAGTCGCGCCGTCAGGCGCGTTGACGTACGACGGCGCCCGCTCCTTTCTGGACGACCCCGCCGTGCTGTTTTGGCTGGCTGAGCTCGGTGGCGGGATGGTGGGATTCCTCCACTGCTGCATTCAGCGCCGTCGTAGTGCCGGACCGTGGGCCGAACTGCTCCTCATGGAAATGGGGACCCATGCCCAGTGGCGCCGCCGCGGTATCGGCCGGTCCCTTCTGGCCGTCATGGAGGAGTGGATGCGGGAACATGGGATGGAGGAAGTCTGGGTACCGGCCAACCTCTATGCGACGGGGTTCTACGAAAAATGTGGTTTCGCTAAGGACGAAGGCGAAATACTCGTCAAGGCGCTGGGCTGA
- a CDS encoding bacterial proteasome activator family protein, with translation MSDQDDTQPSGESFDDIPVEGTTLDAGTAQSTSEAGPKADGKPGAKKGSTLQDLVDEPAKVMRIGTMIRQLLEEVKSAPLDEAARGRLAAIHERSIKELEEGLAPELVEELERISLPFPEHATPSDAELRIAQAQLVGWLEGLFHGIQTAIAAQQAAREHAVAQLQLRQLPPGTMIAPGVVIGENGEPQRAHLPGKEAEPGQPARVEDPDHGPGQYL, from the coding sequence ATGAGCGATCAGGACGACACTCAACCCAGTGGCGAGAGTTTTGACGACATCCCGGTGGAGGGCACAACCTTGGACGCTGGCACGGCGCAGAGCACATCGGAAGCGGGTCCGAAGGCCGACGGGAAGCCTGGCGCTAAGAAGGGCAGTACCCTGCAGGATCTCGTCGACGAACCAGCCAAGGTCATGCGGATCGGCACCATGATCCGCCAGCTCCTCGAAGAAGTGAAGAGTGCCCCCTTGGACGAGGCAGCACGCGGACGCCTTGCCGCGATCCACGAACGCTCCATCAAAGAGCTGGAAGAGGGCCTCGCACCGGAACTTGTAGAAGAGCTGGAGCGCATCAGCCTGCCCTTCCCTGAACACGCCACGCCCTCTGACGCTGAGCTCAGGATCGCCCAGGCGCAGCTGGTCGGTTGGCTCGAGGGGTTGTTCCACGGAATCCAGACCGCCATTGCTGCCCAGCAGGCAGCCCGGGAGCACGCTGTTGCCCAGTTGCAGCTTCGCCAACTGCCGCCTGGAACCATGATCGCCCCGGGCGTCGTTATTGGCGAGAACGGGGAGCCTCAGCGTGCACACCTTCCCGGCAAAGAAGCGGAGCCCGGCCAGCCGGCTCGCGTGGAAGATCCGGACCACGGTCCGGGCCAGTACCTCTGA
- a CDS encoding aldo/keto reductase: MTSSPNLTFNDGNSIPQLGYGVWQVEDDVAEKVVRQAFDAGYRHIDTAKIYGNEAGVGRAIASSGLKPEEIFITTKLWNADQGYESTLAAFEESMNRLGLETLDLYLIHWMQPKQDKFVDTWRALIELQKRGRIKSIGVSNFSKEGLQRLIDETGVVPAIHQIELHPFFNQSELREFATARGILTQAWSPLGQGGELLENATIAQIAAKHGATPAQVVIAWHLAIGNVVIPKSVTESRIQENFAALGVTLDEADIEAINGLDRGAEGRIGPDPAVSDFA; encoded by the coding sequence ATGACTTCGTCACCGAACCTTACTTTTAACGACGGCAACTCCATCCCCCAGCTCGGCTACGGGGTGTGGCAGGTTGAGGACGATGTAGCCGAAAAGGTAGTGCGTCAGGCCTTCGACGCCGGCTACCGCCACATCGATACCGCCAAGATCTACGGCAACGAGGCAGGCGTGGGACGCGCCATCGCATCCTCCGGCCTCAAGCCCGAGGAAATCTTCATCACCACCAAGCTGTGGAACGCAGACCAGGGCTACGAGTCCACGCTGGCGGCTTTCGAAGAATCCATGAACCGCCTCGGCCTGGAAACCCTTGACCTGTACCTGATCCACTGGATGCAGCCGAAGCAGGACAAGTTCGTGGACACCTGGAGGGCGCTCATTGAGCTCCAGAAGCGCGGACGCATCAAGTCGATCGGAGTCTCAAACTTCAGCAAGGAAGGCCTGCAGCGCCTGATCGACGAAACCGGCGTTGTTCCGGCGATCCACCAGATCGAACTGCACCCGTTCTTCAACCAGTCGGAACTCCGGGAGTTCGCTACGGCGCGCGGCATTTTGACGCAGGCCTGGTCGCCCCTCGGCCAAGGCGGCGAGCTCCTTGAGAACGCCACTATCGCCCAGATCGCCGCCAAGCACGGCGCCACCCCGGCGCAGGTGGTCATCGCCTGGCACTTGGCGATCGGCAACGTCGTGATCCCCAAGTCCGTGACCGAGTCCCGGATCCAGGAAAACTTCGCCGCACTTGGCGTCACTTTGGATGAGGCTGACATTGAGGCCATCAACGGACTGGACCGAGGCGCCGAAGGCCGCATCGGACCGGATCCGGCAGTCTCAGACTTCGCGTAG
- a CDS encoding LacI family DNA-binding transcriptional regulator — MSISEASIGNSPLGRGPTIRDVAALSGVAASTVSRALTQPHRVNQATRERIEAAARELGYAPSAYPRSTAPGRSGAVAVLVPDITNPYFFDFIRSTQHQLKTAGYTQLLVDTEEDVELEATYLDEFRGSAVGFILPATRLSDEQLISAAAKSPLVTINRSTPGVPSVIIDTPSGVQQAMEHLFSLGHRDIAYLAGPPNSWSDGRRWVALQERAELLGITIRRLGPYHPSTRSGAAAADTLLNSGATACIAFNDLVAIGVLVRLRERGIDVPDEMSVVGCDDIFGADFCQPPLTTLTAPIEQAGRVATDMLVSRLRPGRSQMRMKVELPTHLTIRASTGAPLRPAR; from the coding sequence ATGAGCATTAGCGAGGCCAGCATTGGAAACAGCCCGCTTGGGCGGGGGCCGACTATCAGGGACGTTGCCGCTCTCAGCGGAGTGGCCGCCTCCACTGTCTCACGGGCCTTAACCCAACCGCACCGCGTCAACCAAGCCACCCGGGAACGCATTGAAGCGGCCGCCCGCGAACTGGGATACGCGCCCTCCGCATATCCCCGCAGTACTGCTCCAGGACGATCCGGAGCAGTCGCGGTCCTGGTTCCGGACATCACGAACCCGTACTTTTTTGACTTCATCCGCAGCACGCAGCACCAACTCAAGACTGCCGGCTACACCCAGTTGCTCGTCGACACTGAAGAGGATGTCGAACTTGAAGCAACCTACCTGGACGAGTTCCGCGGCTCCGCTGTCGGCTTCATTCTTCCCGCGACCCGTCTCAGCGACGAGCAGCTGATCAGCGCCGCCGCCAAATCCCCCTTGGTGACAATCAACCGCAGCACACCCGGTGTCCCCAGCGTGATTATCGATACCCCTTCGGGGGTCCAGCAGGCGATGGAGCATTTGTTTTCACTCGGTCACAGGGATATCGCCTATCTCGCGGGCCCGCCGAATTCCTGGTCGGACGGGCGGCGGTGGGTCGCGTTGCAGGAGAGAGCCGAGTTGTTGGGAATCACCATCCGGCGCCTTGGCCCCTACCACCCGAGTACGCGTTCCGGGGCCGCCGCCGCTGACACCCTGCTCAATAGCGGGGCCACTGCTTGCATTGCATTCAACGACCTGGTTGCCATCGGCGTCCTCGTCCGGCTGAGGGAACGCGGCATCGACGTCCCCGATGAAATGAGCGTCGTCGGATGCGATGACATCTTCGGAGCCGATTTCTGCCAGCCGCCCTTGACAACCCTCACCGCCCCGATCGAACAAGCCGGACGGGTGGCGACGGACATGCTCGTCAGCAGGCTGCGACCCGGCCGGTCCCAGATGCGCATGAAAGTCGAACTCCCTACCCATCTGACGATCCGCGCCTCCACCGGCGCACCCCTCCGGCCAGCAAGGTGA
- a CDS encoding ABC transporter substrate-binding protein, with translation MKNSRTRLIGAVVLVSLGALGVTGCGGDNSSASASGGAPNGQGKTLDVLVGANTNKAEQYKAWQAHIADAFKKQTGADLKFETFANANDELSKIQTSVVAGQGPDVYAVGTTFTPTAYSTDAFVKFDSNMWNKVGGRDRFVPATLGISGPDAQNEVGVPFTSRPYVLAYNTELFKNAGLDKPANTWDGLLDQAKKLTTGSTYGFATGYADNYTPWKFAWAMANQSGNPLVDGKTARIDDPTVLKAYETYFGWLTKDKVVNPAAVGWNDTQAAADFAAGKSAMMLMTTASSKVTFDASPVKGKYAYAVMPTVPPGQSSAPSGGQPVSSIISGDNLVIAKYSENQDLAAAYIKLLTSDDEQINYNKLFGDLPTNAAAAKKVQDADPSLSPIIDSASKAKTTPFTGAWGDIQLAMTNVVVQSRPDLGNGSFNETNLKAALAKAQKDAQASLDRASANK, from the coding sequence ATGAAGAACTCAAGGACGCGACTTATTGGCGCGGTCGTTCTCGTTTCGCTGGGAGCACTAGGGGTAACCGGATGCGGTGGCGACAATAGCTCTGCAAGCGCGAGCGGGGGCGCCCCTAACGGCCAGGGCAAGACCCTGGATGTCTTGGTCGGTGCCAACACAAACAAAGCCGAGCAGTACAAGGCCTGGCAAGCCCACATTGCCGATGCATTCAAGAAGCAGACCGGCGCTGACCTGAAATTCGAGACGTTTGCCAACGCCAACGATGAGCTCTCGAAGATCCAAACCTCTGTTGTCGCGGGCCAGGGCCCGGACGTGTACGCGGTGGGTACGACCTTTACCCCGACCGCGTACTCAACGGACGCCTTCGTGAAGTTCGACTCAAATATGTGGAACAAGGTAGGCGGCCGCGATCGCTTCGTTCCGGCGACGCTCGGAATTTCCGGTCCCGACGCCCAGAACGAAGTGGGCGTCCCCTTCACCTCCCGGCCCTACGTTCTTGCCTACAACACCGAATTGTTCAAGAATGCGGGGCTGGACAAGCCGGCGAACACTTGGGACGGACTGCTGGATCAGGCCAAGAAGCTGACCACGGGATCCACGTACGGGTTCGCGACCGGATATGCGGACAACTACACACCGTGGAAGTTTGCCTGGGCCATGGCCAACCAGTCCGGCAACCCCCTGGTGGATGGAAAGACAGCCCGCATTGATGACCCGACTGTGCTCAAGGCATATGAAACGTACTTCGGCTGGCTGACTAAAGACAAGGTAGTCAACCCGGCCGCAGTGGGTTGGAACGACACCCAGGCTGCAGCTGACTTCGCCGCGGGTAAGTCCGCGATGATGTTGATGACTACCGCATCATCAAAGGTCACGTTCGATGCCTCACCGGTGAAGGGCAAGTACGCCTACGCCGTGATGCCGACTGTGCCCCCCGGCCAGAGTTCCGCCCCCTCCGGTGGCCAGCCGGTCAGCTCAATCATTTCCGGTGACAACCTGGTGATCGCAAAGTACTCGGAGAACCAGGACCTCGCGGCTGCGTACATCAAACTGCTCACCAGCGACGACGAGCAGATCAACTACAACAAGCTGTTCGGGGATCTTCCCACGAACGCCGCAGCTGCCAAGAAGGTCCAGGACGCGGATCCCTCGCTGTCCCCGATCATTGATTCGGCATCCAAGGCGAAGACCACGCCGTTCACGGGCGCATGGGGCGACATCCAGCTGGCGATGACCAACGTCGTCGTTCAATCCCGCCCGGATCTTGGCAATGGCAGCTTCAATGAGACCAATCTCAAGGCTGCGCTGGCCAAGGCCCAGAAGGATGCCCAAGCCTCCCTCGACAGGGCGTCGGCAAACAAGTGA